From Phenylobacterium montanum, the proteins below share one genomic window:
- a CDS encoding ANTAR domain-containing response regulator translates to MRVLVIDPDPARAALVAEGLGDFKPLEVRTVASLAEVEKDLDRLAPDVIVIACDSPDRDTLESLREATEQNPRPVVMFADRSAPGLAQAAVEAGVAAYVVDGLQPGRVRSVLEVAMSRFQLMQQLRADLKKAKADLASRKVIEKAKGLLMKERGIEEEAAYAILRKLAMDTGRPIAAVAADLVAFAGVLKGGPA, encoded by the coding sequence ATGCGCGTCCTCGTCATCGATCCCGATCCCGCCCGAGCGGCCCTGGTCGCCGAAGGGTTGGGCGACTTCAAGCCGCTCGAGGTCCGCACCGTGGCCAGCCTGGCCGAGGTCGAGAAGGATCTCGATCGGCTGGCGCCCGACGTGATCGTCATCGCCTGCGACAGCCCCGACCGCGACACCCTGGAAAGCCTGCGCGAGGCGACCGAGCAGAACCCGCGCCCGGTGGTGATGTTCGCCGACCGCTCGGCGCCCGGCCTGGCCCAGGCGGCGGTGGAGGCAGGGGTGGCCGCTTATGTGGTCGATGGGCTGCAGCCCGGCCGGGTCCGCTCTGTGCTGGAGGTGGCCATGAGCCGCTTCCAGCTGATGCAGCAGTTGCGGGCGGACCTGAAGAAGGCCAAGGCGGACCTCGCTTCGCGCAAGGTGATCGAGAAGGCCAAGGGCCTCCTGATGAAGGAGCGCGGAATCGAGGAAGAGGCCGCCTACGCCATCCTGCGCAAGCTGGCCATGGATACTGGCCGCCCCATCGCTGCAGTTGCCGCTGACCTCGTGGCCTTCGCCGGGGTGCTCAAGGGAGGGCCAGCATGA
- the nirB gene encoding nitrite reductase large subunit NirB, with amino-acid sequence MTKQRLVVVGNGMAGCRLIEEVLKRDADRYEITVFGAEPRVNYNRIMLSPVLAGEKTFGDIVINDEAWYRDNAITLHAGQAVTAIDPAARTVEAEGGLVVAYDRLVLANGSDPVRLPLPGAELKGVVTFRDIDDVDAMLTAAEQPGAEAVVIGGGLLGLEAAYGLARRGMKATVVHLMDVLMERQLDEAAGYLLTEALRERGVETVLGAQSEAILGEGGRVAGLKLKGGRVLPCDLLVMAVGIRPNAALARAAGLAVNRGVVVDDQMRASDPAVFAVGECAEHRGVAYGLVAPIWDMCRTLADVLTDKDAAYEGSTLSTRLKVSGVDVFSAGQFAGGEGCEDLVFRDAGRGVYKRLVLKEGRLAGAVMFGDAADGNWYFDLMRSGEPVAEMRETLIFGQAITEGLRGQGPSSAVAAMADTAEICGCNGVCKGEIVGAITAHGLTNLDSVRAVTKASASCGSCTPLVEQVLALTLGDGFKAETGPKPVCKCTTHGHGLVRRRIVEDELKSIPQVMQALEWKTPDGCPSCRPALNYYLLCAWPGEYRDDKQSRFVNERVHANIQKDGTYSVVPRMWGGLTSPAELRAIADVADEFAIPTVKVTGGQRIDLLGVKKDDLPAVWAKLNAAGMVSGHAYGKALRTVKTCVGSQWCRFGTQDSTGLGVRLEKFLWGSWTPAKVKLGVSGCPRNCAEATCKDVGVICVDSGYEIHIGGAAGLDIRGTEVLTKVRTEAEAIETITAVIQLYREEGWYLERIYKWMNRVSLDEIKARVADDLEERRALYRRFAFAQRSARIDPWAQRVAGRDSDEFNPLSRRLEFVDA; translated from the coding sequence ATGACAAAGCAGCGCCTGGTGGTGGTCGGCAACGGCATGGCCGGTTGCCGGCTGATCGAAGAGGTCCTCAAGCGCGATGCGGACCGCTACGAGATCACCGTGTTCGGGGCCGAGCCTCGGGTGAACTACAACCGCATCATGCTCTCCCCGGTCCTGGCCGGGGAGAAGACCTTCGGCGACATCGTCATCAACGACGAGGCCTGGTACCGCGACAACGCCATCACCTTGCACGCCGGCCAGGCGGTCACCGCCATCGATCCGGCGGCCCGCACGGTCGAGGCCGAGGGCGGGCTTGTGGTCGCCTACGACCGCCTGGTGCTGGCCAACGGCTCGGACCCGGTGCGCCTGCCGCTGCCGGGCGCGGAGCTGAAGGGCGTGGTCACCTTCCGCGACATCGACGATGTCGACGCCATGCTGACAGCGGCCGAGCAGCCGGGCGCTGAAGCCGTGGTGATCGGCGGCGGGCTGCTGGGCCTTGAGGCCGCCTATGGCCTGGCCCGCCGCGGCATGAAGGCGACTGTGGTCCACCTGATGGACGTGCTGATGGAGCGGCAGTTGGACGAGGCGGCCGGCTACCTCTTGACCGAGGCCCTGCGCGAGCGCGGGGTCGAGACCGTGCTGGGCGCCCAGTCGGAAGCAATCCTGGGCGAAGGCGGCCGCGTTGCCGGTCTGAAGCTGAAGGGCGGCCGCGTCCTCCCCTGCGACCTGCTGGTGATGGCCGTCGGCATCCGCCCCAACGCCGCCCTGGCCAGGGCCGCGGGCCTGGCCGTGAACCGCGGCGTGGTGGTCGACGACCAGATGCGCGCCTCGGACCCCGCGGTGTTCGCCGTCGGCGAGTGCGCCGAGCACCGGGGCGTCGCCTACGGCCTGGTGGCCCCCATTTGGGACATGTGCCGCACCCTGGCCGATGTGCTGACCGACAAGGACGCGGCCTATGAAGGCTCGACCCTTTCGACCCGGCTGAAGGTCTCGGGCGTCGATGTCTTTTCCGCCGGCCAGTTCGCCGGCGGCGAGGGCTGCGAGGACCTGGTGTTTCGCGACGCCGGCCGCGGGGTCTACAAACGCCTGGTCCTGAAGGAAGGCCGCCTGGCCGGCGCCGTCATGTTCGGCGACGCCGCAGACGGCAATTGGTACTTCGACCTGATGCGCTCCGGCGAGCCGGTAGCCGAGATGCGCGAGACGCTGATCTTCGGCCAGGCGATCACGGAGGGCCTTCGGGGCCAGGGCCCTAGCTCGGCCGTTGCGGCGATGGCGGACACCGCCGAGATCTGCGGCTGCAACGGCGTGTGCAAGGGCGAGATCGTGGGGGCCATCACCGCCCACGGCCTGACCAACCTCGACAGCGTGCGGGCGGTGACCAAGGCCTCGGCCTCGTGCGGTTCCTGCACCCCGCTGGTCGAGCAGGTCCTGGCCCTGACCCTGGGCGACGGCTTCAAAGCCGAGACCGGGCCGAAGCCGGTCTGCAAATGCACGACCCACGGCCACGGCCTGGTCCGCCGGCGGATCGTCGAGGACGAGCTGAAGTCGATCCCCCAGGTCATGCAGGCCCTGGAGTGGAAGACCCCCGACGGCTGCCCCTCCTGCCGCCCGGCGCTGAACTACTATCTCTTGTGCGCCTGGCCCGGCGAATACCGCGACGACAAGCAGTCGCGCTTCGTCAACGAACGGGTCCACGCCAACATCCAGAAGGACGGCACCTATTCGGTGGTGCCGCGCATGTGGGGCGGGCTGACCAGCCCGGCCGAGCTGCGTGCGATCGCCGATGTGGCCGACGAGTTCGCCATTCCGACGGTCAAGGTCACCGGCGGCCAGCGCATCGATCTTCTGGGCGTGAAGAAGGACGATCTGCCCGCGGTCTGGGCCAAGTTGAACGCCGCCGGCATGGTCTCGGGCCACGCCTACGGCAAGGCGCTGCGCACCGTGAAGACCTGTGTCGGCAGCCAGTGGTGTCGCTTCGGCACCCAAGACTCCACCGGCCTGGGCGTGCGGCTGGAGAAGTTCCTGTGGGGCTCGTGGACCCCGGCCAAGGTCAAGCTTGGCGTCTCCGGCTGCCCGCGCAACTGCGCCGAGGCCACCTGCAAGGACGTGGGCGTGATCTGCGTCGACAGCGGCTACGAGATCCATATCGGCGGCGCCGCCGGTCTCGATATCCGCGGGACCGAGGTCCTGACCAAGGTCAGGACCGAGGCCGAGGCGATCGAGACCATCACCGCCGTCATCCAGCTCTATCGCGAGGAGGGCTGGTACCTGGAGCGGATCTACAAGTGGATGAACCGGGTGAGCCTGGATGAGATCAAGGCCCGCGTGGCCGACGATCTGGAAGAGCGCCGCGCCCTCTATCGCCGCTTCGCCTTCGCCCAGCGCAGCGCCCGCATCGACCCCTGGGCCCAGCGGGTCGCCGGCCGCGACAGCGATGAATTCAACCCCCTGAGCCGCCGCCTGGAGTTCGTCGACGCATGA
- the katG gene encoding catalase/peroxidase HPI has product MAEAGKCPVVHGARPAGPSGGRTNRDWWPNQLNLGVLRQNSALSNPMDRAFSYAEAFKTLDLAAVKRDLHALMTDSQDWWPADFGHYGPLFIRMAWHSAGTYRTADGRGGAGSGTQRFAPLNSWPDNANLDKARRLLWPIKRKYGDKISWADLMILAGNVALESMGFATFGFGGGREDVWHPEEDIYWGAEDAWLGDKRYSGDRQLENPLAAVQMGLIYVNPEGPNGNPDPLAAARDIRETFARMAMDDEETVALIAGGHSFGKTHGAGDASLVGPEPEGAGIEAQGLGWKSSFASGKGADAITSGLDVTWTTTPTKWSNNFFENLFGYEWELTKSPAGAHQWVAKGAAASIPDAFDAAKRRAPTMLTTDLALRFDPAYEKISRRFYENPDQFAEAFARAWFKLTHRDMGPRARYLGPEVPAEELIWQDPVPAVDHPLIDTSDIVVLKAQILATGLSISELVSTAWASASTFRGSDKRGGANGARIRLEPQRSWAVNQPEQLDKVLKVLDGVREAFNTAQSGGKAVSLADLIVLGGCAAVEQAAKKAGHAIEVPFSPGRTDASQDQTDVESFAVLEPIADGFRNYLKADYTVSAEELLVDKAQLLTLTAPEMTVLVGGLRVLGANAGKSPHGVFTDRPGALTNDFFVNLLDMGVEWKPTTEVKGVFEGRDRAGGQVKWTGTRVDLVFGSNSELRALAEVYATDDAQPKFVRDFVAAWNKVMNADRFDLA; this is encoded by the coding sequence ATGGCCGAAGCTGGCAAGTGCCCGGTAGTGCATGGGGCTCGCCCCGCTGGACCTTCCGGTGGACGGACAAACAGGGACTGGTGGCCCAACCAGTTGAACCTCGGCGTCCTGCGCCAGAATTCCGCCCTGTCCAACCCGATGGACCGGGCTTTCAGTTATGCCGAGGCATTCAAGACCCTCGATCTCGCCGCGGTGAAGCGAGATCTCCATGCCCTGATGACCGACTCCCAGGACTGGTGGCCAGCCGATTTCGGCCACTACGGTCCGTTGTTCATCCGCATGGCCTGGCATAGCGCCGGCACCTACCGCACCGCCGACGGTCGAGGCGGCGCAGGCTCCGGCACGCAACGTTTCGCCCCGCTGAACAGCTGGCCGGACAACGCCAATCTGGACAAGGCGCGCCGGCTGCTCTGGCCGATCAAGCGCAAGTACGGCGACAAGATCTCCTGGGCCGACCTGATGATCCTGGCCGGCAATGTCGCTCTGGAATCCATGGGTTTCGCCACCTTCGGCTTCGGCGGCGGGCGCGAGGATGTCTGGCATCCGGAGGAGGACATCTATTGGGGCGCCGAGGACGCCTGGCTGGGCGACAAGCGCTACAGCGGCGATCGGCAGCTGGAGAACCCCCTGGCCGCTGTGCAGATGGGCCTGATCTACGTCAATCCCGAGGGGCCGAATGGAAATCCGGACCCGCTGGCCGCCGCCCGTGACATCCGCGAGACCTTCGCCCGCATGGCGATGGATGACGAGGAGACGGTGGCCCTGATCGCCGGCGGGCACAGCTTCGGCAAGACCCACGGCGCAGGCGACGCCTCGCTGGTGGGGCCTGAGCCGGAAGGCGCAGGCATCGAGGCGCAGGGCCTGGGCTGGAAGAGCAGTTTCGCGAGCGGCAAGGGCGCAGACGCCATCACCAGCGGCCTGGACGTCACCTGGACCACGACGCCGACGAAGTGGAGCAACAACTTCTTCGAGAACCTCTTCGGCTACGAATGGGAACTGACCAAGAGCCCGGCCGGTGCCCATCAATGGGTCGCCAAGGGCGCGGCGGCGAGCATTCCGGACGCCTTCGATGCAGCCAAGCGTCGCGCGCCGACCATGCTGACCACAGACCTAGCCCTGAGGTTCGACCCGGCCTACGAGAAGATATCGCGGCGCTTCTACGAGAACCCGGACCAGTTCGCCGAGGCCTTCGCCCGCGCCTGGTTCAAGCTGACCCACCGCGACATGGGCCCGCGCGCCCGCTATCTCGGGCCCGAAGTCCCGGCCGAGGAGCTGATCTGGCAGGACCCCGTTCCCGCAGTCGATCACCCGCTGATCGACACGTCCGACATCGTCGTGCTCAAGGCGCAGATCCTGGCCACAGGCCTGTCGATCTCCGAACTGGTCTCGACCGCCTGGGCCTCGGCATCCACCTTCCGCGGCTCCGACAAGCGCGGCGGGGCCAATGGCGCCCGTATTCGCCTGGAGCCCCAGAGGAGCTGGGCGGTGAACCAGCCCGAACAGCTGGACAAGGTGTTGAAAGTGCTCGATGGCGTGCGCGAGGCGTTCAACACGGCTCAATCCGGCGGCAAAGCGGTTTCGCTGGCCGACCTGATCGTGCTGGGCGGCTGTGCGGCGGTGGAGCAGGCGGCGAAGAAGGCCGGCCATGCCATCGAGGTTCCCTTCTCCCCCGGCCGGACCGACGCCTCCCAGGACCAGACGGACGTGGAGTCGTTTGCGGTGCTGGAGCCGATCGCCGACGGCTTCCGCAACTATCTGAAGGCGGACTACACGGTCTCGGCCGAGGAGCTTCTGGTCGACAAGGCCCAACTGCTGACCCTGACCGCGCCGGAGATGACGGTGCTGGTCGGCGGGCTGCGGGTTCTGGGCGCCAACGCGGGCAAGTCGCCGCATGGCGTATTCACCGATCGGCCTGGCGCGCTGACCAACGACTTCTTCGTCAACCTGCTCGACATGGGTGTAGAGTGGAAGCCGACGACGGAGGTCAAGGGCGTTTTCGAAGGGCGCGATCGGGCCGGCGGCCAGGTGAAATGGACCGGGACCCGGGTCGACCTGGTGTTCGGCTCGAACTCCGAGCTTCGCGCCCTGGCCGAGGTCTATGCGACCGACGACGCCCAGCCGAAGTTCGTGCGGGACTTCGTGGCGGCCTGGAACAAGGTGATGAACGCAGACCGCTTCGATCTTGCCTGA
- the nirD gene encoding nitrite reductase small subunit NirD, with protein sequence MNAIAPAPETLWTDIGAVTDIPRRGARRVPSPQGDLAVFRTGDNEVYALYDRCPHKQGPLSQGIVHGRTVACPLHNWIIDLATGHPTGADAGKGCTPTARVEVRSGRIFLGLAR encoded by the coding sequence ATGAACGCAATCGCCCCTGCGCCCGAGACCCTCTGGACCGACATCGGCGCGGTCACCGACATCCCGCGCCGCGGCGCCCGGCGGGTGCCGAGCCCGCAGGGCGACCTTGCGGTGTTCCGCACCGGCGACAACGAGGTCTACGCCCTCTACGACCGCTGCCCGCACAAGCAGGGGCCGCTGAGCCAGGGCATCGTGCATGGCCGCACCGTGGCCTGCCCGCTGCACAACTGGATCATCGACCTGGCCACCGGCCATCCCACCGGCGCCGACGCCGGCAAGGGCTGCACCCCCACGGCGCGGGTGGAGGTGCGGAGCGGGCGGATCTTCCTGGGGCTCGCGCGGTAG
- a CDS encoding CmpA/NrtA family ABC transporter substrate-binding protein translates to MSRLERREVRLGFIPLNDAAPLIAAREKGFFADEGLEVALSREASWANVRDKVAVGLLDGAHMLGPLPIACSLGLSGPSIAMIAPFSLNLNGSAVTVSRALAEAMRETDPQGMASRPRTARPLKAVIEARRAAGLPLLTFAVVFPFSMHNYELRYWLAEAGVDPDRDVRLVITPPPRMAERLASGEIDGFCVTAPWNAQAVADGTGEIMIYAAEIWRVGPDKVFGLTADWAERHPETLQALLRALLKASAWCDEPANRAELGAILAGEAYLNASPEIVGQSLVGSPPYAQGEPGEASLDYVIYHRYAASFPWRSHAVWFLTQMLRWGQIGPEVDVVRVAEAVYRPDLFRIAAAALGEPAPLVEEKVEGAHAEPWRLDEATTPIRMAPDLFFDGRLFDAAQPERYVRGFEIGRILTNS, encoded by the coding sequence ATGAGCAGGCTGGAACGCCGCGAAGTGCGGCTGGGCTTCATCCCCCTGAACGACGCCGCGCCCCTGATCGCCGCGCGGGAGAAGGGCTTTTTCGCCGACGAGGGGTTGGAGGTGGCGCTATCGCGCGAAGCCTCCTGGGCCAATGTCCGCGACAAGGTGGCGGTGGGCCTCTTGGACGGAGCCCATATGCTGGGGCCGCTGCCGATCGCCTGTTCCCTGGGCCTGTCCGGCCCGTCGATCGCGATGATCGCGCCGTTCTCGCTCAATCTGAACGGCAGTGCGGTCACGGTCTCGCGCGCCCTGGCCGAGGCCATGCGCGAGACGGACCCTCAAGGCATGGCCAGCCGCCCACGCACGGCCCGGCCGCTGAAGGCGGTGATCGAAGCCCGGCGCGCGGCGGGCTTGCCGCTCCTGACCTTCGCGGTGGTGTTCCCATTCTCGATGCACAACTACGAGCTGCGATACTGGCTGGCCGAGGCGGGCGTCGACCCCGACCGGGACGTGCGCCTGGTCATCACCCCGCCGCCGCGCATGGCCGAGCGGCTTGCCTCGGGCGAGATCGACGGCTTCTGCGTCACCGCTCCCTGGAACGCCCAGGCGGTGGCGGACGGGACCGGCGAGATCATGATCTACGCCGCCGAAATCTGGCGGGTCGGGCCGGACAAGGTGTTCGGCCTGACCGCCGACTGGGCCGAGCGCCATCCCGAGACCCTGCAGGCCCTGTTGCGGGCCCTGCTCAAGGCCTCGGCCTGGTGCGACGAGCCGGCCAACCGGGCCGAACTGGGCGCGATCCTGGCCGGGGAGGCCTATCTGAACGCCTCGCCCGAGATCGTCGGCCAGTCCCTGGTCGGCTCGCCGCCCTATGCCCAGGGCGAACCGGGCGAGGCCTCGCTGGACTACGTAATCTACCATCGCTATGCGGCCAGCTTCCCCTGGCGCAGCCACGCGGTCTGGTTCCTGACCCAGATGCTGCGCTGGGGCCAGATCGGTCCCGAGGTCGATGTGGTGCGGGTCGCCGAGGCCGTCTATCGCCCGGACCTGTTCCGCATCGCCGCCGCCGCGCTCGGCGAGCCTGCGCCTCTGGTCGAGGAGAAGGTCGAGGGCGCCCACGCCGAGCCCTGGCGCCTGGACGAGGCCACCACGCCGATCCGCATGGCCCCGGACCTGTTCTTCGACGGCCGCCTGTTCGACGCCGCCCAACCGGAACGCTACGTCCGAGGCTTCGAGATCGGCCGGATCCTGACAAACTCCTGA
- a CDS encoding nitrate/nitrite transporter, with protein MSLRGFMKAGHPPTLFSAFLYFDLSFMVWVLLGPLGVAISKSLHLDPAQKGLMVATPLLAGAALRIVFGVLVDHIGPKRAGIIGQLVVLAGLGLAWFLGIKSYDQVLLLAVVLGVAGASFAVALPLASRWYPPEHQGLALGVAGAGNSGTALAALFAPSLAKAYGWTNVIGLAAIPLALTLAVYLVLAKDAPARPAPKRLVEYLGVLKVPDCWWLMFLYSVTFGGFSGLASSLTIYFNSEYKLDPVIAGFFTAGCVFAGSMLRPVGGALADRFGGARTLMAVYALAAVGLAVASFHLATPFTALAVILFAMGALGAGNGAVFQLAPQRFAREIGVITGVVGAMGGVGGFYLATTLGFAKQVTGTYQAGFLGFAALALAALGALAILKSHWRARWPQLSGAQAVPVRV; from the coding sequence ATGTCGTTGCGCGGCTTCATGAAGGCGGGACACCCGCCGACCCTGTTCTCGGCTTTCCTCTATTTCGACCTGAGTTTCATGGTCTGGGTGCTCTTGGGCCCGCTGGGCGTGGCCATCTCCAAGAGCCTGCATCTGGACCCGGCCCAGAAGGGGCTGATGGTGGCGACGCCGCTTCTGGCCGGCGCCGCCCTGCGCATCGTGTTCGGGGTGCTGGTCGACCATATCGGCCCCAAGCGGGCGGGGATCATCGGCCAGCTGGTGGTGCTGGCGGGACTAGGGTTGGCCTGGTTCCTCGGGATCAAGAGCTACGACCAGGTGCTGCTGCTGGCGGTGGTGCTGGGGGTGGCGGGCGCGTCCTTCGCCGTGGCCCTGCCGCTGGCCTCGCGCTGGTATCCGCCGGAGCATCAGGGCCTCGCCCTGGGCGTCGCCGGGGCCGGCAATTCCGGCACGGCGCTGGCGGCCCTGTTCGCGCCCAGCCTGGCCAAGGCCTATGGCTGGACCAACGTCATAGGCCTCGCCGCCATTCCGCTGGCCCTGACCCTGGCGGTCTATCTGGTCCTGGCCAAGGATGCCCCGGCGCGGCCCGCGCCCAAGCGGTTGGTCGAATATCTCGGCGTGCTGAAAGTCCCGGACTGCTGGTGGCTGATGTTCCTCTACAGCGTCACCTTCGGCGGCTTTTCCGGCCTGGCCTCGTCCCTGACCATCTATTTCAACAGCGAATATAAGCTGGACCCGGTGATCGCCGGCTTCTTCACCGCCGGCTGCGTGTTCGCCGGCTCGATGCTGCGCCCCGTCGGCGGGGCCCTGGCCGACCGCTTCGGCGGCGCGCGCACCCTGATGGCGGTCTACGCCCTGGCCGCGGTGGGCCTGGCCGTGGCGAGCTTCCACCTGGCCACCCCCTTCACCGCCCTGGCCGTGATCCTGTTCGCCATGGGCGCCCTGGGCGCCGGCAACGGCGCGGTGTTCCAGCTGGCGCCCCAGCGCTTCGCCCGGGAGATCGGGGTGATCACCGGCGTCGTCGGCGCCATGGGCGGGGTGGGGGGCTTCTACCTCGCCACCACCCTCGGCTTCGCGAAGCAGGTCACGGGCACATATCAGGCCGGCTTCCTGGGCTTCGCCGCCCTGGCCCTGGCGGCCCTCGGCGCCCTGGCGATCCTCAAAAGCCACTGGCGCGCCCGCTGGCCTCAGCTTTCCGGCGCCCAGGCCGTGCCGGTTCGGGTCTGA
- a CDS encoding amidohydrolase family protein: MTYAPTSRDIYDADSHIMELPDFLKKYADPALRDEIPEVSYAASIVTDEEVAVIMGQGGRHSPEHVAAQVALGDRLISASKEIQALGAFDRADRTVAMDLLGFRKQLVFATHSVAMPFSASSKLEHRLRYGAARAHNRHMADFCAADPRLIGVAVVPLDDPALAMAELDFALETGLGAVWVPHRPCGDRSPGHVELDPFWARLAESGVPFVLHVGGAPLQLAKAWMNNGRPPTKDWLGGGENLRTKDIALLHEGPEAFLTMLVLDGVLERHPNLRGASVELGAGWVPELLRRLDWVVKHWSRNDANLQGLSRRPSEQITQQLAFTPFVFEEIGLFIDQSNPDLYLFSSDYPHIEGGRDPIGRFEASLGERSKAVRRKFYTDNFLRIFPQAKVGG; the protein is encoded by the coding sequence ATGACCTACGCGCCGACCAGCCGGGACATCTACGACGCCGACAGCCACATCATGGAGCTGCCGGACTTCCTCAAGAAATACGCCGACCCGGCCCTGCGCGATGAGATCCCGGAGGTCAGCTACGCCGCCTCGATCGTCACCGACGAGGAGGTCGCGGTGATCATGGGCCAGGGCGGGCGGCACAGCCCCGAGCACGTCGCCGCCCAGGTGGCGCTGGGCGACCGGCTGATCTCGGCGTCGAAGGAGATTCAGGCCCTGGGCGCCTTCGACCGCGCCGACCGAACGGTCGCCATGGACCTTCTGGGCTTTCGCAAGCAGCTGGTGTTCGCCACCCACAGCGTCGCCATGCCCTTCTCGGCCAGCTCCAAGCTGGAGCACCGCCTGCGCTACGGCGCGGCGCGGGCCCACAACCGCCACATGGCCGACTTCTGCGCCGCCGACCCGCGCCTGATCGGCGTGGCGGTGGTTCCGCTGGACGATCCGGCGCTCGCCATGGCCGAGCTGGACTTCGCTCTGGAGACCGGCCTGGGGGCGGTCTGGGTCCCGCACCGGCCCTGCGGCGACCGCTCGCCCGGCCATGTGGAGCTGGACCCGTTCTGGGCGCGGCTGGCCGAAAGCGGCGTTCCCTTCGTGCTGCACGTCGGCGGCGCGCCGCTGCAGCTGGCCAAGGCCTGGATGAATAACGGCCGGCCACCGACCAAGGACTGGCTGGGCGGCGGCGAGAACCTGCGCACCAAGGACATCGCCCTGCTGCACGAGGGGCCGGAGGCCTTCCTGACCATGCTGGTGCTGGACGGGGTGTTGGAGCGGCATCCGAACCTGCGCGGCGCCAGCGTCGAGCTGGGCGCCGGCTGGGTTCCGGAGCTTCTGCGTCGGCTCGATTGGGTGGTCAAGCACTGGAGCCGCAACGACGCCAATCTGCAGGGGCTGAGCCGCAGGCCGTCGGAGCAGATCACCCAGCAACTCGCCTTCACCCCCTTCGTGTTCGAGGAGATCGGCCTGTTCATCGACCAGTCGAACCCTGACCTCTACCTCTTTTCCAGCGACTATCCGCATATCGAGGGCGGGCGCGATCCCATCGGCCGGTTCGAAGCTTCGCTGGGCGAGCGGAGCAAGGCGGTGCGACGGAAATTCTACACCGACAACTTCCTGCGCATTTTTCCGCAGGCAAAGGTTGGAGGGTAA